In one Mesorhizobium australicum genomic region, the following are encoded:
- the scpB gene encoding SMC-Scp complex subunit ScpB produces MTEGGNAVMSVMDDEEPDTHDVFDNPATRLHLAETVRMAEAIVFASAEPVSEKALAARLPQGSNVPYVMSELQRIYEKRGVNLMRIGDGWAFRTAGDLAFLMNRDAVQQKKLSRAALEVLSIVAYHQPVTRAEIEEIRGVETSKGTLDLLMETGWVRMRGRRRTPGRPVTYGTTDAFLDHFGLAEIRDLPGMDELKGAGLLSARMPSNFQVPTPMADPGLLADDEDELTDIDLEELGLLTPKGGDD; encoded by the coding sequence ATGACTGAAGGTGGGAACGCGGTCATGTCCGTCATGGACGACGAAGAACCGGACACGCACGACGTGTTCGACAATCCCGCCACGCGGCTGCATCTGGCCGAGACGGTGCGGATGGCGGAGGCGATCGTGTTCGCCTCGGCGGAGCCCGTGTCGGAGAAGGCGCTCGCCGCGCGCCTGCCGCAGGGCAGCAACGTGCCCTATGTGATGTCCGAGTTGCAGCGCATCTACGAGAAGCGCGGCGTCAACCTGATGCGCATCGGCGACGGCTGGGCCTTCCGCACGGCCGGCGACCTCGCCTTCCTGATGAACCGCGACGCGGTGCAGCAGAAGAAGCTGTCGCGCGCCGCGCTGGAGGTGCTGTCGATCGTGGCCTACCACCAGCCGGTGACGCGGGCCGAGATCGAGGAGATCCGCGGCGTCGAGACTTCCAAGGGCACGCTCGACCTGTTGATGGAGACGGGCTGGGTGCGGATGCGCGGCCGCCGGCGCACGCCCGGCCGCCCGGTGACCTACGGCACGACCGATGCATTCCTCGATCATTTCGGCCTCGCCGAGATCCGCGACCTGCCGGGCATGGACGAGCTGAAGGGGGCGGGGCTGCTTTCGGCGCGGATGCCGTCGAACTTCCAGGTCCCGACGCCGATGGCCGATCCCGGCCTGCTCGCCGACGACGAGGACGAACTGACCGACATCGACCTGGAGGAACTCGGCCTGTTGACACCCAAGGGCGGGGATGATTGA
- a CDS encoding twin-arginine translocase TatA/TatE family subunit: MGSFSIWHWLIVLVVVLLLFGRGKIPELMGDMAKGIKSFKKGMSEDDADAPKTVDHRSDETVTPAKENVSKT; encoded by the coding sequence ATGGGTTCCTTCTCGATTTGGCACTGGCTCATCGTGCTGGTCGTCGTGCTTCTCCTGTTCGGCCGGGGCAAGATCCCGGAGCTCATGGGCGACATGGCCAAGGGCATCAAGAGCTTCAAGAAGGGCATGTCCGAGGACGATGCCGATGCTCCGAAAACAGTCGACCACCGTTCCGACGAGACCGTGACGCCGGCCAAGGAGAACGTCAGCAAGACCTGA
- the tatC gene encoding twin-arginine translocase subunit TatC, translated as MSTEDDEIEKSSAPLIEHLIELRTRLIWSIGGFFIAFLGCFFFAKQIFNLLVIPFQWATQWAGLDSSKVELIYTAPQEFFFTQIKIAMFGGLLIAFPLIAAQIYKFVAPGLYKNERQAFAPFLIASFVLFLIGGALVYFFFTPMVMWFFLAMQQTGGDGQVEISLLPKVSEYLGLIMTLIFSFGLVFQLPVVTTLMARVGLLSAAGLADKRKWAIVIAFIVAAVLTPPDPVSQIGLAVPTILLYELSIILARWVERDREKQRLAREAGEAAEATKAQAEAKPAE; from the coding sequence GTGAGCACCGAAGACGACGAAATCGAGAAATCGTCAGCACCGCTGATCGAGCATCTCATCGAACTGCGCACCCGCCTCATCTGGTCGATCGGCGGCTTTTTCATCGCATTCCTGGGCTGCTTTTTCTTCGCCAAGCAGATCTTCAACCTGCTGGTCATCCCGTTCCAGTGGGCAACACAGTGGGCGGGGCTCGATTCGAGCAAGGTCGAGCTGATCTACACCGCGCCTCAGGAATTCTTCTTCACGCAGATCAAGATCGCCATGTTCGGCGGCCTGCTGATCGCTTTCCCGTTGATCGCAGCGCAGATTTACAAATTCGTCGCGCCCGGTCTCTACAAGAACGAGCGCCAGGCCTTTGCGCCTTTCCTCATTGCTTCGTTCGTGCTGTTCCTGATCGGCGGCGCGCTGGTCTACTTCTTCTTCACCCCGATGGTGATGTGGTTCTTCCTCGCCATGCAGCAGACCGGTGGCGACGGCCAAGTCGAGATCTCGTTGCTGCCGAAGGTGTCCGAATATCTCGGGCTGATCATGACGCTGATCTTCTCCTTCGGCCTGGTGTTCCAGCTGCCGGTGGTGACGACGCTCATGGCCCGCGTCGGGCTGCTCTCGGCCGCCGGGCTGGCGGACAAGCGCAAATGGGCGATCGTCATTGCCTTCATCGTCGCCGCGGTGCTGACGCCGCCGGATCCGGTCAGCCAGATCGGCCTCGCCGTGCCGACGATCCTGCTCTACGAGCTTTCGATCATTCTGGCCCGCTGGGTCGAGCGTGATCGCGAGAAGCAAAGGCTGGCACGGGAAGCTGGTGAGGCTGCCGAGGCGACGAAGGCTCAGGCCGAGGCCAAGCCCGCCGAATAG
- a CDS encoding segregation and condensation protein A, translated as MDRLWADNDDPRPDPDEALVVDVSGFEGPLDLLLHLARTQKVDLARISILALVEQYLVFIDRVRKLKLEVAADYLVMAAWLAFLKSKLLIPKQAGDEEESGEEMAAILQFRLKRLEAMRDMAARLVNRNRLGRDIFARGMPETVVVETTSTYSASLYDLLTAYAAQRQRQAITNVRIAKRAVWSLKEARDILIRLVGRMKDWTALDQFLIEYIAAPQERATAIASSFAASLELVREGKLEVRQEGAFAPIYLRGGPKADRLAEVAYD; from the coding sequence ATGGACCGCCTTTGGGCGGACAACGACGATCCGCGTCCGGACCCGGACGAGGCTCTTGTCGTCGATGTGTCCGGCTTCGAAGGCCCGCTCGATCTGCTCCTGCATCTTGCCAGAACCCAGAAGGTCGATCTCGCGCGCATATCGATCCTGGCGCTGGTCGAGCAGTATCTTGTCTTCATCGACCGTGTGCGGAAGTTGAAGCTCGAGGTCGCGGCCGACTATCTCGTCATGGCGGCCTGGCTCGCCTTCCTCAAGTCGAAGCTGCTGATCCCGAAGCAGGCGGGTGACGAAGAGGAGAGCGGCGAGGAGATGGCCGCGATCCTGCAATTCCGCCTGAAGCGCCTGGAAGCGATGCGCGACATGGCCGCGCGGCTGGTGAACCGGAACCGGCTCGGCCGGGACATCTTCGCACGCGGCATGCCGGAGACGGTGGTGGTGGAGACGACGAGCACCTATTCCGCCTCGCTCTACGACCTGCTCACCGCCTATGCGGCGCAGCGCCAGCGCCAGGCGATCACAAATGTCAGGATCGCCAAGCGGGCCGTCTGGTCGCTCAAAGAGGCACGCGACATCCTGATCCGTCTTGTCGGTCGGATGAAGGACTGGACGGCGCTCGACCAGTTCCTGATCGAATACATCGCGGCGCCGCAGGAGCGTGCGACGGCGATCGCGAGTTCCTTCGCGGCAAGCCTCGAACTGGTGCGCGAGGGTAAGCTCGAAGTCCGCCAGGAAGGCGCGTTCGCGCCGATCTACCTGCGCGGTGGTCCGAAGGCCGACAGGCTGGCGGAGGTTGCCTATGACTGA
- the nagZ gene encoding beta-N-acetylhexosaminidase has translation MTESKAMILGCSGLSLTPDEAAFFRDERPWAFILFARNVSEPGQIRDLVGALRDCSGRNDALVFIDQEGGRVQRLRPPLAPNYPAGSPLGALYRHDSQAGLRAAWLLSRLHAFDLSALGITADCLPVLDVPVEGAHDVIGNRAYGKDPDTVAAMGRAAAEGLLAGGVLPVIKHIPGHGRAFSDSHHALPVVDTPLEELRRHDFAPFKANAGFGMAMTAHVIYSAIDPERPATTSPKVISDYIRGEIGFDGLLMSDDLSMKALSGDFAARAAASLAAGCDVVLHCNGLMDEMAPVASAVPALQGRALERAKRAMAPLGRTDGADESAVRDEFAAYFEAVA, from the coding sequence ATGACCGAATCAAAAGCCATGATCTTGGGCTGTTCCGGCCTGTCGCTTACTCCCGACGAGGCGGCGTTCTTCCGTGACGAGCGGCCCTGGGCATTCATCCTGTTCGCGCGCAACGTCTCGGAGCCCGGCCAGATCCGCGACCTCGTCGGCGCGTTGCGCGACTGCAGCGGCCGCAACGATGCCCTTGTCTTCATCGACCAGGAGGGCGGGCGCGTGCAGCGGCTGCGGCCGCCGCTCGCACCGAACTATCCGGCGGGCTCCCCGCTCGGCGCGCTCTACCGGCATGACTCACAGGCCGGCCTGCGGGCGGCATGGCTGTTGTCGCGCCTGCACGCCTTCGACCTGTCGGCGCTCGGCATCACCGCGGATTGCCTGCCGGTCCTCGACGTGCCGGTGGAGGGCGCGCACGACGTGATCGGCAACCGCGCCTACGGGAAGGACCCAGATACTGTGGCTGCGATGGGCAGGGCGGCGGCGGAAGGTCTGCTTGCTGGCGGCGTACTGCCGGTGATCAAGCACATTCCGGGGCATGGCCGGGCGTTCTCGGATTCCCACCATGCGCTGCCGGTGGTGGACACGCCGCTGGAGGAACTCCGCCGGCACGATTTCGCGCCGTTCAAGGCCAATGCCGGCTTCGGCATGGCGATGACGGCGCATGTCATCTATTCGGCCATCGATCCCGAGCGGCCGGCGACGACCTCGCCCAAGGTCATCTCGGACTATATCCGCGGCGAGATCGGCTTCGATGGGCTGCTGATGAGCGACGACCTGTCGATGAAGGCGCTTTCTGGGGATTTCGCCGCCCGTGCAGCCGCGAGCCTTGCGGCCGGATGCGATGTGGTTCTTCACTGCAACGGCTTGATGGACGAGATGGCGCCGGTCGCCTCGGCCGTTCCGGCGTTGCAGGGCAGGGCGCTGGAGCGGGCGAAGCGTGCAATGGCGCCGCTCGGCAGGACGGACGGGGCGGACGAAAGCGCCGTGCGCGACGAATTCGCGGCCTATTTCGAGGCCGTCGCATGA
- the tatB gene encoding Sec-independent protein translocase protein TatB, protein MLDVGWTEMLVIAIVMIVVVGPKDLPRMLRSFGRTTAKMRSMANDFRKQFDEALKEAELDDVKSSIDQLKGLNPASDIKKVLNPMEKAAADVRAGLQAALKPAPKPTTSPDAQPAEPLKAGTAAMPGETAAPAAVAEPSAPPVASTTADAPPAAPVAAQPAVAAAAKPKATRKKAGTKA, encoded by the coding sequence ATGCTGGATGTCGGCTGGACGGAAATGCTCGTGATCGCGATCGTGATGATCGTGGTCGTCGGGCCAAAGGACTTGCCGCGCATGTTGCGCAGCTTCGGCCGCACGACGGCCAAGATGCGATCGATGGCGAACGATTTCCGCAAGCAGTTTGATGAGGCGCTGAAGGAGGCCGAACTCGACGACGTGAAGTCGTCGATCGACCAGCTCAAGGGCCTCAACCCGGCGAGCGACATCAAGAAGGTCCTCAACCCGATGGAAAAGGCGGCCGCCGACGTTCGCGCTGGGCTGCAGGCTGCGCTGAAGCCGGCGCCCAAGCCCACGACTTCGCCGGACGCACAGCCTGCCGAGCCGCTGAAGGCGGGGACCGCGGCGATGCCTGGTGAAACAGCCGCGCCGGCCGCCGTCGCAGAGCCGTCGGCTCCTCCGGTCGCGTCTACCACCGCCGACGCGCCGCCTGCCGCACCGGTCGCCGCCCAGCCTGCCGTTGCAGCTGCGGCGAAGCCCAAGGCAACCCGCAAGAAAGCCGGAACCAAGGCGTGA
- a CDS encoding ABC transporter ATP-binding protein codes for MTNAAQSAARVPAGVTFAARLSFENISHSFAGNGETLSDVSLTAEPGEVLCLLGPSGSGKTTLLRIAAGIEPQTSGRVLMNEREIAGPSVFLPPEKRSIGLVFQDFALFPHLTILENVRFGLTAMSRAEADREAEIALSRVGLQQYAQAYPHLLSGGEQQRVALARALAPRPTVLLMDEPFSGLDSRLKDSVRAETLAILRESRATAIVVTHDAEEAMRMGDRIALLRDGKLVQTGTAEELYNRPNSLFAAGFFSEINVFECEVADGRVATPVGSFATAGLADGAAAQVAVRLGGISAGENGSGMPGRIISRRFLGDAELFEIRVAGADQPVRARMKCGQVPAGRRDITLTIRESDVLVFERAGKNA; via the coding sequence ATGACAAACGCTGCGCAGTCCGCAGCCCGGGTGCCGGCCGGGGTGACATTCGCGGCGCGGCTGTCCTTCGAGAACATCTCGCATTCCTTCGCCGGCAATGGCGAGACACTGTCCGACGTGTCGCTGACCGCGGAGCCTGGCGAGGTGCTCTGCCTGCTTGGCCCGTCCGGTTCCGGCAAGACGACACTGCTCAGGATCGCTGCCGGCATAGAGCCGCAGACGTCCGGGCGGGTGCTGATGAACGAGCGCGAGATCGCCGGGCCGTCGGTGTTCCTGCCGCCGGAGAAGCGGTCGATCGGCCTCGTCTTCCAGGATTTCGCGCTGTTTCCGCATCTCACGATCCTGGAGAACGTCCGCTTCGGCCTCACGGCGATGTCGCGCGCCGAGGCGGACCGGGAGGCCGAGATCGCGCTGTCGCGCGTCGGCCTGCAGCAATATGCGCAGGCCTATCCGCATCTCCTGTCCGGCGGCGAGCAGCAGCGTGTGGCACTTGCTCGCGCGCTTGCTCCGCGACCGACGGTGCTCCTGATGGACGAGCCGTTCTCGGGCCTCGATTCGCGTTTGAAGGACTCCGTCCGCGCCGAGACGCTCGCCATCCTGCGGGAAAGCCGTGCGACGGCGATCGTGGTGACGCATGACGCGGAGGAAGCGATGCGCATGGGCGACCGCATCGCGTTGCTGCGCGACGGCAAGCTGGTGCAGACCGGGACGGCGGAAGAACTCTACAATCGCCCGAACAGCCTTTTTGCCGCCGGATTCTTTTCGGAAATCAATGTCTTCGAATGCGAGGTCGCCGACGGGCGCGTGGCGACGCCGGTCGGGAGTTTCGCGACCGCCGGCTTGGCCGATGGCGCGGCGGCACAGGTCGCGGTGCGGCTCGGCGGCATTTCGGCGGGCGAGAACGGCTCCGGAATGCCCGGCCGGATCATCTCGCGGCGCTTCCTGGGCGACGCCGAACTGTTCGAAATCCGGGTCGCGGGCGCCGATCAGCCTGTACGCGCTCGTATGAAATGCGGCCAGGTACCGGCCGGCCGGCGCGACATAACGCTCACGATTCGTGAAAGCGACGTGCTTGTGTTTGAAAGAGCCGGCAAAAACGCTTAG
- the argS gene encoding arginine--tRNA ligase has product MNIFADFNARIRTVVDALALTPRDGGALDTSRVTVEPPRDPSHGDLATNAAMVLAKSVGENPRALAEKIAGALRGDADIASVEVAGPGFINLRLSDGFWHGTLKAMLAAGPDYGRSQLGAGRKTNVEYVSANPTGPMHVGHCRGAVVGDVLANLLAFAGYDVTKEYYINDAGVQIDVLGRSVMLRYRQALGEEIGEIPPGLYPGDYLVPVGEALAKEFGRGLNQMPEDEALAIVKDRTIDAMMVMIREDLAALNVHHEVFFSERTLHADGGRKIRTALNELTMKGHVYKGKLPPPKGQLPEDWEDREQTLFRSTEIGDDIDRPLVKSDGSYTYFAADVAYLYDKYARGFKEMIFILGADHGGYVKRMQALARAVGGDEIELTVLLCQLVKLFRDGEPVRMSKRSGDFVTLRDVVDEVGRDPIRFMMVYRKNDAPLDFDFAKVTEQSKDNPVFYVQYASARCHSAMRQAEEQLGVALPAVGDLAARAHLLVDESEIALVKKLAEYPRLIEGAALAKEPHRLAFYLYEVATAFHAQWNRGNDNPGLRFVKVNDPELTYARLGLVQAVSGVLSSGLALIGAEAPREMR; this is encoded by the coding sequence ATGAACATTTTCGCCGACTTCAACGCGCGGATCAGGACGGTGGTGGACGCGCTCGCGCTCACGCCCAGGGACGGTGGGGCGCTGGACACCAGCCGCGTCACGGTCGAGCCGCCGCGAGATCCTTCGCACGGCGACCTCGCCACGAACGCGGCGATGGTGCTTGCCAAGAGCGTCGGCGAGAATCCGCGCGCGCTGGCGGAGAAGATCGCAGGCGCGTTGCGGGGCGATGCCGACATCGCCTCGGTCGAGGTTGCCGGGCCGGGCTTCATCAACCTGAGGCTTTCGGATGGCTTCTGGCATGGGACGCTGAAGGCGATGCTGGCGGCTGGCCCCGACTATGGCCGCTCGCAGCTCGGCGCCGGGCGCAAGACCAATGTCGAATACGTCTCGGCCAATCCGACCGGCCCGATGCATGTCGGCCATTGCCGCGGCGCGGTGGTGGGCGACGTGCTCGCCAATCTGCTCGCCTTCGCGGGCTACGATGTGACGAAGGAATATTACATCAACGACGCTGGCGTGCAGATCGACGTACTCGGCCGCTCGGTGATGCTGCGCTACCGGCAGGCGCTGGGCGAGGAGATTGGCGAAATTCCGCCGGGCCTCTATCCGGGCGACTATCTCGTGCCGGTCGGCGAGGCACTGGCTAAGGAGTTCGGCCGGGGCCTCAACCAGATGCCGGAAGACGAGGCGCTGGCGATCGTCAAGGACCGTACGATCGACGCCATGATGGTGATGATCCGGGAAGACCTCGCCGCGCTCAACGTCCATCACGAAGTGTTCTTCTCGGAGCGCACGCTTCACGCCGATGGCGGCCGCAAGATCCGCACGGCGCTGAACGAGTTGACGATGAAGGGCCATGTCTACAAGGGCAAGCTGCCGCCGCCAAAAGGACAGCTGCCCGAGGACTGGGAGGACCGCGAGCAGACTCTGTTCCGCTCGACCGAGATCGGCGACGACATCGACCGGCCGCTGGTGAAGTCGGACGGCTCCTACACCTACTTCGCGGCCGACGTCGCCTATCTCTACGACAAATATGCACGCGGCTTCAAAGAGATGATCTTCATTCTGGGCGCCGATCACGGCGGCTATGTGAAGCGTATGCAGGCGCTGGCGCGCGCCGTCGGCGGGGACGAGATCGAACTCACCGTCCTGCTCTGCCAGCTCGTGAAGCTGTTCCGCGACGGCGAGCCGGTGCGCATGTCGAAGCGCTCCGGCGACTTCGTCACGCTGCGCGACGTGGTCGACGAGGTCGGGCGCGACCCGATCCGCTTCATGATGGTCTACCGCAAGAACGACGCGCCGCTCGACTTCGACTTCGCCAAGGTGACGGAGCAGTCGAAGGACAATCCGGTGTTCTACGTCCAGTACGCCTCGGCGCGGTGCCACTCAGCGATGCGGCAGGCCGAGGAGCAGCTTGGAGTTGCGCTGCCGGCCGTCGGCGACCTGGCAGCGAGGGCGCATCTGCTCGTGGATGAGAGCGAGATAGCGCTGGTCAAGAAGCTCGCCGAATATCCGCGCCTAATCGAGGGCGCCGCACTCGCCAAGGAGCCGCACCGCCTGGCTTTCTACCTCTACGAAGTGGCGACCGCGTTCCATGCGCAGTGGAACCGCGGCAATGACAACCCCGGCTTACGGTTTGTTAAGGTTAACGACCCAGAATTGACCTATGCCAGACTTGGGCTGGTGCAGGCTGTTTCCGGCGTTCTATCGTCCGGACTGGCGTTGATCGGAGCCGAAGCGCCCCGGGAAATGCGCTAG
- a CDS encoding SPOR domain-containing protein: MASKTVLKAAHPSEFPETDPLAELSRIMGLAKEEAAANSSEADFEIDLEQELMGELFGEEPAADVEARAPQPEEGVAEFETLQADFDDAFADMLAETAEEQAPEPVAATVETDVDLQAMEAALGNDLADLDAAFEDFDLAAGMDQEVSAHIEQDAVDVEVDDTVGQTLEGMAVEDHIADVDHLVEQEYVADERLAVEDDFAADDLIEDIAAFVEEDAVVPEAQAAVAEDVELRAAEPQAVAEPAAVVPAPTKSLSIEDELRQLLGRTGNAHVLPQPDTVSAISEEVTEPEVSVVEAVASADPVAHDATAHYQEPAYEEPADLVTVEETVAEEVVAVAQEDVTAEMPAFDDFTFDQADLDHDDLAAELERTLAGGEAAAEVVAEADEEQQLDAAEMAFDPAEQLEAAAEVEDDPVIDLEAELAPHVEPQPMTRENAGPSTAAKPATLRPLAFTEERRAVEEERPAAPVFDWRQRYAEMKSAEAGRPEPVAERAAPAPVAPELDDADPFAALAALAAQPPIVRSLSRSNPVANPNATGRENLRPVAPAPSAAPIAAEPAAAARPDFSSWRTQAAPQREVAAVPVARPAPVPMEPPRAEAPRPASPYAAPKSDMPFAPRAGLAASAAGSVAASAFAPAPAAAKPAPQPQIEDEFPDLADLLDDANFAPDIETVEISDQAVALADELDIPDLAFDEPNVTPAGFDDLDADFATAFQQLSRVPEPKATPPAARSVAQPDPGAGYYVERAAEPARATYPSQHAAQSTQYAPVTDYDDQLAGFQLDQGGEPPYGEDDDAFAGDFYGEEIEKEQPKRSRGLLIAAMLAGVAVIGGIGAYAFTGGSGGDGAPALVKADPSPIKVKPENPGGAIVPNQDGKVYEQVRGQPAAATSQDKLVSGAEEPMAPPPAARPAAPAANSAANPPAAAEQPTAALPGVETPTVKSEERVTPEETAQGSEPSQEVAAIAPKKVRTMIVRPDGTLVPREDPPAVASGETTGTAMATVPTNADPATMAAAQPGAQVPSAVPGARDDVSILPPDAAADDSAAGLQTPAASDVIVPLPRPSRTAQPAAEEPVRQAAVTPAPVRAEPAPQPAAPAAQEASAPAATAPVAGLWTVQIASQPTREGAQASYEDLARRYGGVLGGKGVNIIQAEVSGKGTMWRVRVPAASKNDANILCAKLKTAGGSCFVTQ, from the coding sequence ATGGCAAGCAAGACCGTCTTGAAGGCAGCGCATCCCTCCGAGTTCCCGGAGACCGACCCGCTGGCTGAACTCAGCCGCATCATGGGTCTGGCGAAGGAAGAGGCTGCGGCCAATTCGTCCGAGGCGGATTTCGAGATCGATCTCGAACAGGAATTGATGGGCGAGCTCTTCGGCGAGGAGCCGGCCGCCGACGTCGAGGCGCGCGCTCCGCAGCCCGAGGAAGGTGTTGCCGAGTTCGAGACTCTACAGGCCGATTTCGACGACGCGTTCGCGGACATGCTGGCCGAGACAGCGGAGGAGCAGGCGCCCGAGCCGGTCGCTGCGACCGTTGAGACGGATGTCGACCTCCAGGCGATGGAAGCCGCGCTCGGAAACGATCTTGCCGATCTGGACGCGGCGTTCGAGGATTTCGACCTTGCTGCCGGGATGGACCAAGAGGTCTCGGCTCACATTGAGCAGGATGCCGTTGATGTCGAGGTGGACGACACCGTCGGGCAGACCCTTGAAGGCATGGCCGTTGAGGATCATATCGCCGATGTCGACCACTTGGTCGAACAGGAATACGTCGCGGACGAGCGTCTGGCGGTGGAAGACGATTTCGCGGCAGACGATCTGATCGAGGATATCGCGGCGTTCGTTGAGGAAGACGCCGTCGTTCCCGAGGCGCAGGCTGCCGTAGCAGAGGACGTGGAACTGCGCGCCGCCGAGCCCCAGGCGGTGGCGGAGCCGGCAGCGGTCGTTCCCGCGCCTACCAAATCCCTGTCGATCGAGGACGAACTGCGCCAGCTTCTCGGCCGCACCGGCAATGCGCATGTGCTGCCGCAGCCGGACACGGTGTCCGCGATCTCCGAGGAGGTGACCGAGCCCGAGGTTTCCGTCGTCGAGGCGGTCGCTTCCGCCGATCCTGTGGCTCATGACGCGACGGCGCACTATCAGGAGCCCGCATATGAGGAGCCCGCCGATCTGGTCACGGTCGAGGAGACCGTCGCAGAGGAAGTCGTCGCGGTCGCGCAGGAAGACGTGACGGCGGAGATGCCGGCGTTTGACGATTTTACCTTCGACCAGGCCGATCTTGATCATGACGATCTCGCCGCCGAACTCGAGCGGACACTCGCCGGGGGCGAGGCGGCAGCTGAAGTGGTGGCAGAGGCCGACGAAGAGCAGCAACTCGACGCCGCCGAAATGGCGTTCGATCCGGCCGAGCAGCTTGAAGCAGCCGCCGAGGTGGAGGATGATCCGGTCATTGATCTCGAGGCTGAACTGGCACCCCATGTCGAGCCCCAGCCGATGACGCGTGAAAACGCCGGACCGTCGACGGCAGCAAAGCCCGCGACGCTGCGTCCGCTCGCCTTCACGGAAGAGCGGCGTGCAGTGGAAGAGGAGCGTCCGGCGGCACCGGTCTTCGACTGGCGCCAGCGCTATGCCGAAATGAAGTCGGCCGAAGCGGGCCGCCCCGAGCCGGTCGCGGAACGCGCCGCACCGGCGCCGGTAGCGCCGGAGCTGGACGACGCGGATCCGTTTGCGGCACTCGCCGCGCTCGCGGCTCAGCCGCCCATCGTCCGCAGCCTCAGCCGCAGCAATCCGGTCGCCAATCCGAATGCGACGGGCAGGGAGAACCTGCGCCCGGTCGCGCCGGCGCCGTCCGCCGCCCCGATCGCCGCCGAGCCGGCAGCCGCGGCGCGGCCGGACTTCTCGTCGTGGCGGACGCAGGCTGCGCCGCAGCGCGAGGTCGCCGCAGTACCTGTGGCGAGGCCCGCACCTGTTCCGATGGAACCGCCGCGTGCTGAAGCACCGCGTCCCGCCTCTCCATATGCCGCACCGAAGAGCGATATGCCGTTTGCGCCGCGTGCCGGTCTGGCGGCTTCTGCCGCCGGCTCGGTGGCTGCGTCGGCCTTCGCGCCGGCTCCGGCCGCAGCGAAGCCTGCTCCGCAGCCGCAGATCGAGGACGAGTTTCCCGATCTCGCCGACCTGCTCGACGACGCCAACTTTGCGCCCGACATCGAAACGGTCGAGATCTCCGACCAGGCCGTGGCACTTGCCGACGAGCTGGACATTCCCGATCTCGCCTTCGACGAGCCCAACGTCACGCCGGCCGGGTTCGACGATCTCGATGCTGATTTCGCGACGGCGTTCCAGCAGCTGTCCCGGGTTCCCGAGCCGAAGGCCACTCCGCCTGCCGCGAGGTCTGTCGCGCAGCCAGATCCCGGTGCCGGTTACTATGTCGAGCGTGCCGCCGAGCCGGCTCGTGCGACCTATCCCAGCCAGCATGCGGCGCAGTCGACGCAATACGCGCCGGTGACGGACTATGACGACCAGCTTGCCGGCTTCCAGCTCGACCAGGGCGGCGAGCCGCCCTATGGCGAGGACGACGATGCCTTTGCCGGCGATTTCTACGGCGAGGAGATCGAGAAGGAACAGCCGAAGCGGAGCCGTGGCCTGCTGATCGCCGCCATGCTTGCTGGCGTCGCGGTGATCGGCGGCATCGGCGCCTATGCCTTCACCGGCGGCTCGGGTGGAGATGGCGCGCCGGCGCTCGTCAAGGCCGATCCGTCACCGATCAAGGTCAAGCCGGAGAATCCGGGTGGGGCGATCGTCCCGAACCAGGACGGCAAGGTCTACGAGCAGGTGCGCGGCCAGCCGGCTGCCGCCACGTCGCAGGACAAGCTCGTGTCGGGTGCGGAAGAGCCAATGGCACCGCCTCCTGCCGCCCGTCCCGCGGCGCCCGCGGCGAATAGTGCTGCCAACCCGCCGGCAGCCGCCGAACAGCCGACGGCCGCTCTGCCCGGCGTCGAGACGCCTACCGTGAAGTCCGAGGAGCGCGTGACGCCGGAGGAAACGGCGCAGGGCTCCGAACCGTCGCAGGAAGTTGCGGCGATTGCGCCGAAGAAGGTCCGCACCATGATCGTGCGTCCGGACGGAACGCTGGTGCCGCGCGAGGATCCGCCGGCGGTGGCGTCCGGCGAGACGACCGGTACGGCGATGGCGACCGTGCCGACCAATGCCGATCCTGCGACGATGGCTGCGGCGCAGCCAGGCGCTCAGGTGCCGTCGGCCGTGCCGGGCGCGCGGGACGACGTGTCGATCCTGCCTCCGGACGCCGCTGCCGACGACAGTGCAGCCGGCCTCCAGACACCGGCGGCGTCCGACGTGATCGTGCCGTTGCCGCGTCCGAGCCGGACGGCCCAGCCGGCAGCCGAGGAGCCCGTCCGCCAGGCGGCCGTCACGCCCGCACCGGTTCGTGCCGAGCCGGCTCCGCAGCCCGCTGCCCCGGCAGCCCAGGAAGCGAGCGCACCCGCGGCGACCGCGCCCGTGGCCGGCCTCTGGACGGTGCAGATCGCGTCGCAGCCGACCCGCGAGGGCGCCCAAGCCTCTTACGAGGACCTCGCACGCCGCTATGGCGGAGTGCTGGGCGGCAAGGGGGTAAACATCATCCAGGCCGAAGTGTCGGGTAAGGGGACGATGTGGCGTGTGCGCGTGCCGGCAGCGTCCAAGAACGACGCCAACATTCTCTGCGCCAAGCTCAAGACGGCGGGCGGAAGCTGCTTCGTCACGCAGTGA